The proteins below come from a single Erinaceus europaeus chromosome 20, mEriEur2.1, whole genome shotgun sequence genomic window:
- the SLN gene encoding sarcolipin, which produces MERSTRELFLNFTVVLVTVILMWLLVRSYQY; this is translated from the coding sequence ATGGAGCGATCCACCCGAGAGCTGTTTCTCAACTTCACCGTTGTTCTGGTCACGGTTATCCTCATGTGGCTCCTCGTGAGGTCCTATCAGTACTGA